The following are encoded in a window of Castanea sativa cultivar Marrone di Chiusa Pesio chromosome 9, ASM4071231v1 genomic DNA:
- the LOC142610524 gene encoding putative E3 ubiquitin-protein ligase RHC1A: protein MSSGRNTHWCYRCNRPVRLRGRDAACPSCNGGFVQELDDMMRVSPFDLFGLDIDEDRDRRLGLMEAFSAFMRQRLADRSRGHDIRARSDAVPEHAPGLGPLLIFGGQIPIRLSGNGGVEALFNGTPGIGLTRGNAGDYFIGPGLEELFEQLSANDRRGPPPASRSSIDAMPTIKITQRHLRSDSHCPVCKDKFEMGSEARQMPCNHMYHTDCIVPWLVQHNSCPVCRQELPPQGSSSGRSSNSRSRSNNYSSNADGRENNRETQGRRNPFSYLWPFRSSTSSSNHNGAASAGSSSPTIHENEMGYSGWPFDY from the coding sequence ATGTCAAGTGGCAGAAACACCCATTGGTGTTACCGCTGCAACCGGCCAGTTCGACTGCGCGGACGAGATGCAGCCTGCCCCAGCTGTAATGGAGGATTtgttcaagaacttgatgatatGATGCGTGTCAGCCCATTTGATTTATTTGGACTGGACATTGATGAAGATCGCGATAGGAGGTTGGGGCTTATGGAAGCTTTCTCTGCTTTTATGAGGCAGCGATTGGCAGACAGAAGCCGGGGACATGATATCAGGGCAAGATCAGATGCAGTTCCGGAACATGCTCCTGGTTTAGGTCCTTTGCTGATCTTTGGTGGCCAAATTCCTATTAGGTTGTCTGGAAATGGTGGAGTTGAAGCTCTTTTCAATGGAACTCCAGGGATTGGTCTTACACGGGGTAATGCTGGTGATTATTTCATAGGTCCTGGACTGGAAGAGCTGTTTGAACAGCTTTCAGCTAATGATCGGCGAGGCCCTCCCCCAGCATCTAGATCTTCCATTGATGCAATGCCAACTATTAAGATCACACAGAGGCATCTTCGTTCCGATTCACACTGTCCTGTTTGCAAAGATAAATTTGAGATGGGGTCTGAAGCAAGGCAAATGCCATGTAATCATATGTATCACACAGATTGTATTGTCCCATGGCTCGTTCAGCACAACTCATGCCCTGTATGCCGCCAAGAACTGCCACCACAAGGATCGAGTAGTGGCCGTAGCTCAAATAGTCGAAGTAGAAGCAACAACTATAGCAGTAATGCTGATGGAAGGGAAAATAATAGGGAGACTCAAGGAAGAAGGAACCCTTTCTCCTATTTGTGGCCATTCCGCTCATCTACTTCTAGCTCTAATCATAATGGAGCTGCTTCCGCTGGAAGCAGCTCTCCGACTATTCATGAAAACGAGATGGGTTACTCAGGATGGCCTTTTGATTATTAG